The DNA sequence AAAAGGATTATAAAAAAACATAGTAACATTGAAATAGCAAAAGAGTGTATTGATGGAATAGAAGTTTTAGAGTTTTTACAAAATAATAATGTAGATTTAATTTTTTTAAATATAAACACTGAAAAATTAGATGGAATATTACTTGCAAATATTATAAATAAATTTGAAAACAAACCTAAAATTGTATTTACAACAAAATATAAAGAATATGCGGCTAAGGCCTATTCCTTAGATATCTATGATTATATATTAAAACCTTACTCAGAAGAAAGATTAATACAATTATTTAAAAAACTAGACAATGATTGTTCAAACAAACAATATATAAAGTCTAATTTTATAGATAGTATTTCAAATAAATTAAGCTTATGGAAAAATGAAAAAATAGTAGTAATAGATATTTGTGATGTCTATTGCTGTGAAGCACATAAGAAAACTACCTATATACATACCAAAGATGAAAGATTTGAAATTAAAGAAGGTATCTCACATGTCGAACATATAATAAGTAATAATAATTTTTATAGATGCCATAGATCCTATTTAGTAAATATAACTAAAATAGAAGAGATAATACCTTGGATTAATAATACTTATATTATAAGGCTAAAAAATAAACAAGAACTAGAAGTAAGTAGAAGTAAAGTGAAAGGATTTAGAAGAATTATGCATTTATAAAAGTATTTAGTTCCTAAAAAAAGACACTTAGTTCCCTAAAAAAGACATTTAGTTCCTAAATCGACAAATAATTACAAAATGAATGTATCATTATAAGTAAGAAATACACATTTCTTAAAAACTTGCAATTATCTAAAATCACTTAAAAAGGGGTGTGGTGAAAGATGTTAAGTTTTTTAGGGTCAATAGTATTACTTCTAGTAGGATATGCTTTTTATGGTAAGTATGTCGAAAAAGTTTTTGGAATAAATGACAACGAACCAACACCAGCAAATACACTTACAGATGGTGTAGACTATATTCCTATGAAGTGGAACAAAATATTTCTTATACAATTTCTAAATATAGCAGGGCTTGGACCAATATTTGGGGCAATACAGGGGGCTTTATTTGGACCAGCAGCATTTTTATGGATAGTATTTGGATGTATATTTGCAGGAGGAGTTCACGATTTTCTATCAGGTTATCTATCAATGAAAAACAAAGGTGCATCAGCATCTGAATTGGTAGGTCTATATCTAGGGGATAAAGTAAGATCGGTAATGAGAGTTTTTACAGTAGTGCTTTTAATACTAGTTGGGGCTGTGTTTATGACAGGACCAGCGGCACTTTTAACAACACTAACATCACTAGATGCTAGTATATGGGTAGTAATAATAGTATTATACTACATCGCAGCAACAGTTTTACCAGTTGATAAAGTAATAGGTAAGATATATCCATTATTTGGAGCAGCACTTTTAATAATGGCAGTAGGAGTTGCAGGAGGATTAATATTTAAAGGATATCAAATCCCAGAAATAAGACTTCAAAATCTACATCCAGAAGGTCAACATCTATTCCCATTCTTATTTATAACAATAGCATGCGGGGCAATATCAGGGTTTCATGCAACACAATCACCTATGATGGCAAGATGTGTACAAAAAGAAAGTGAAACAAGAAGGGTCTTTTATGGAGCAATGGTAGCAGAAGGAATTATAGCATTAATATGGGCAGCAGCAGCTATGACATTCTTTGGAGGAGTTCCACAACTTGATACTATACTTGCAGTTGGTGGACCAGCAGCAGTTGTAAATACTATATCTACTTCATTAATGGGTAAAGTAGGTGGAATCCTTGCAATATTAGGAGTCGTAGTTTGTCCAATAACAAGTGGGGATACAGCATTTAGAAGTGCAAGACTTACAATAGCAGACGCTATGAAAATAGACCAAACTAGTATAAAAAGTAGATTTATGATATCTATACCACTATTTGTAATAGGTATAGCTTTAACATTTATAGATTTTAATATAGTTTGGAGATATTTCTCTTGGGCAAACCAAACATTAGCAATGATAATGTTATGGACAGGGTCTGTATATCTTGCAAAAGAAAATAAAAATCATTATATAAGTACAATACCAGCAATATTTATGACTGTTGTAACATTTTCATATATAATGCAAGCACCAGAAGGATTTAGATTACATGCTGGAATATCTAATATAATAGGTATACTTGCAGCAATATTATTTACCGTATTATTCTCAATAAAAGTTAAAAAATTAAGTAACTCAAAACTAGAAGCATAAGCTATATAACTAAAAAGAATAATTAAACTAGATGATCGCTTCGGATAAATATATAAACTACATTCATATCGCGTCGATGTAGATTATATATTTACCCTCCGTTCACCTAGTTTAATTATTCTTTTTCTTTTTCCTCTTAAATATAAAATTAGTTAAAGTTCCAAATATCAAAGATGGAACAATACAAATTACTAAAATTTTATAAATGATAAAAAGGGAAGTATGTATAAGTTGAGATGAAAACAAGCCAGCAAAAAATAAATAAAATATTACATAATCTAATTTTCTAAAATTAAAATTTCTCATAAAAAAACTCCTTTAGGTATAATAAAAAACAACTAAAAAACTATTATAATAAAGAGTATTCAAGTTATTGGATTTATAGAAATGCAATTAAATTTAAAATATAAAATTTAATATTAAAAATGCATTTTATGAAAAAAATAATTAATATTTGCATTTAATGTATGAAAAAATGCATTTCATTCACAAATATTTACATTTAACTACATAAAAAATAAAAACTTAACATAAGGGTGTATTATAAAGGTAGAAAAAATGCAATTATTTATTTTACTAAAAGGAGAGGGTGAGCCTATGTTAAGTTTTTTAGGGTCAATAGTATTACTTATTTTAGGGTATTTTACTTATGGTAAATTTGTAGAAAAGACTTTCGGTATTGATGATAGTATACCAACACCAGCAACAGCACTTGAAGATGGTGTAGACTATGTACCGATGAAGTGGAGAAAAATATTCCTTATACAATTTTTAAACATAGCAGGTCTTGGGCCAATATTTGGAGCAATACAAGGTGCTTTATTTGGACCAGCAGCATTTTTATGGATAGTATTTGGATGTATATTAGCAGGAGGAGTTCACGACTTCTTATCAGGATACTTATCAATGAGAAATGAAGGTGCATCAGCATCAGAACTAGTTGGAAAATATTTAGGGAATTCAACTAAAGTATTAATGAGAATATTCACAGTTGTACTTTTAATATTAGTTGGTACAGTTTTTATGACAGGACCAGCAGCACTACTTACAACATTAACATCAATAGATGCAAAAATATGGGTAGTAATAATAGTTTTATACTATATTGCAGCAACAGTTTTACCAGTTGATACTGTAATAGGTAAGATATATCCATTATTTGGAGCAGCACTTTTAATAATGGCAATAGGAGTTGCAGGAGGATTAATATTTAAAGGATATGATATACCAAATGTAACACTTCAAAACTTAAATCCAAATGGACAACCATTATTCCCATACTTATTTATAACAATAGCATGTGGAGCAATATCAGGATTCCATGCAACACAATCACCTATGATGGCAAGATGTGTTGAAAAAGAAAGTGAAACAAGAAGAGTATTTTACGGTTCAATGATAGCTGAAGGAATTATAGCTCTAATATGGGCAGCAGCAGCTATGACATTCTTTGGAGGAGTTCCTCAACTAGATGTAATATTATCAGCTGGAGGACCTGCAACAGTAGTAAATACAATATCTAATACTTTAATGGGACCAATAGGTGGAGCACTTGCAATACTAGGAGTTGTAGTTTGTCCGATAACAAGTGGAGATACAGCATTTAGAAGTGCAAGACTTACAATAGCAGATGCTATGAAGATAGACCAAAGCAGTATAAAAAATAGATTTATGATATCTATACCACTATTTATAATAGGTGTAGCATTAACATTTATCGATTTTAACATAATATGGAGATACTTCTCTTGGGCAAACCAAACATTAGCAATGATAATGTTATGGACAGGTTCAGCGTACTTAGTAAAACACAATAAAAATCATTTTATAAGTACAATACCAGCAATATTTATGACAGCAGTTACATTTTCATATATAATGCAAGCCCCAGAAGGATTTAGATTACATGCAGGAGTATCAAATGCAATAGGAGTATTTATAGCAATAGTATTTACAGTATTATTTGCAATAAAATCTAAAAAATTAAGAGAAGAAAACAAACAACTAAGCTAGCATTATTAATATTTATATATAAATTAAAGCAAGACATTTTTCACACACCTACTTGAAATGTCTTGCTTTAATTTTTTTATTCATTCAACCTATATAACTTCTAATCTTTTACAATCTCAAAC is a window from the Paraclostridium sordellii genome containing:
- a CDS encoding LytR/AlgR family response regulator transcription factor; the protein is MKEIKAIIVESDLTQRQELKRIIKKHSNIEIAKECIDGIEVLEFLQNNNVDLIFLNINTEKLDGILLANIINKFENKPKIVFTTKYKEYAAKAYSLDIYDYILKPYSEERLIQLFKKLDNDCSNKQYIKSNFIDSISNKLSLWKNEKIVVIDICDVYCCEAHKKTTYIHTKDERFEIKEGISHVEHIISNNNFYRCHRSYLVNITKIEEIIPWINNTYIIRLKNKQELEVSRSKVKGFRRIMHL
- a CDS encoding carbon starvation CstA family protein, with product MLSFLGSIVLLLVGYAFYGKYVEKVFGINDNEPTPANTLTDGVDYIPMKWNKIFLIQFLNIAGLGPIFGAIQGALFGPAAFLWIVFGCIFAGGVHDFLSGYLSMKNKGASASELVGLYLGDKVRSVMRVFTVVLLILVGAVFMTGPAALLTTLTSLDASIWVVIIVLYYIAATVLPVDKVIGKIYPLFGAALLIMAVGVAGGLIFKGYQIPEIRLQNLHPEGQHLFPFLFITIACGAISGFHATQSPMMARCVQKESETRRVFYGAMVAEGIIALIWAAAAMTFFGGVPQLDTILAVGGPAAVVNTISTSLMGKVGGILAILGVVVCPITSGDTAFRSARLTIADAMKIDQTSIKSRFMISIPLFVIGIALTFIDFNIVWRYFSWANQTLAMIMLWTGSVYLAKENKNHYISTIPAIFMTVVTFSYIMQAPEGFRLHAGISNIIGILAAILFTVLFSIKVKKLSNSKLEA
- a CDS encoding carbon starvation CstA family protein; protein product: MLSFLGSIVLLILGYFTYGKFVEKTFGIDDSIPTPATALEDGVDYVPMKWRKIFLIQFLNIAGLGPIFGAIQGALFGPAAFLWIVFGCILAGGVHDFLSGYLSMRNEGASASELVGKYLGNSTKVLMRIFTVVLLILVGTVFMTGPAALLTTLTSIDAKIWVVIIVLYYIAATVLPVDTVIGKIYPLFGAALLIMAIGVAGGLIFKGYDIPNVTLQNLNPNGQPLFPYLFITIACGAISGFHATQSPMMARCVEKESETRRVFYGSMIAEGIIALIWAAAAMTFFGGVPQLDVILSAGGPATVVNTISNTLMGPIGGALAILGVVVCPITSGDTAFRSARLTIADAMKIDQSSIKNRFMISIPLFIIGVALTFIDFNIIWRYFSWANQTLAMIMLWTGSAYLVKHNKNHFISTIPAIFMTAVTFSYIMQAPEGFRLHAGVSNAIGVFIAIVFTVLFAIKSKKLREENKQLS